The following coding sequences are from one Gossypium hirsutum isolate 1008001.06 chromosome A12, Gossypium_hirsutum_v2.1, whole genome shotgun sequence window:
- the LOC107936816 gene encoding RHOMBOID-like protein 3 isoform X2, with translation MAGGDIENRGGGAKRYSNSINDSSGGSYISSSTYMIDDTEPQWTSWLVPVFVVANVAFFVVVMYVNNCPRHKLVGKCVARFLGRFSLEPLRENPLFGPSSSTLKKLGALEWTKVVINHQGWRLITCIWLHAGVFHLLANMLSLIFIGIRLEQQFGFLRIGILYLVSGFGGSVLSSLFIRNNISVGAPGALFGLLGAMLSELITNWTIYTNKGGWNTGTSRSGLV, from the exons ATGGCAGGGGGTGATATAGAAAACAGAGGAGGAGGGGCAAAGAGATACAGCAATAGCATTAATGATAGCAGCGGCGGCAGTTACATATCATCATCTACTTACATGATAGACGATACAGAACCTCAATGGACATCATGGTTGGTGCCTGTCTTCGTGGTGGCTAACGTTGCTTTCTTTGTAGTTGTTATGTATGTCAATAATTGTCCTAGGCACAAGCTTGTAGGCAAGTGCGTTGCCAGGTTTCTTGGTCGTTTTTCTTTGGAGCCTTTGAGAGAGAATCCCCTGTTCGGTCCCTCTTCTTCCAC ATTGAAAAAATTAGGAGCTCTTGAATGGACCAAAGTTGTAATTAACCATCAAGGATGGAGGCTTATAACATGTATTTGGTTACATGCCGGTGTTTTTCATCTTCTAGCCAACATGCTAAGCCTCATCTTTATCGGAATACGCCTTGAACAGCAGTTCGGTTTCT TACGGATTGGAATCCTCTATCTTGTATCGGGATTCGGCGGAAGCGTGTTATCATCTCTATTTATCCGTAACAACATCTCCGTCGGTGCCCCCGGTGCTCTTTTCGGGCTTCTAGGCGCAATGCTTTCCGAACTTATAACAAACTGGACCATATACACAAACAAG GGTGGTTGGAACACGGGAACATCCCGGTCAGGACTGGTTTGA
- the LOC107936816 gene encoding RHOMBOID-like protein 2 isoform X1: MAGGDIENRGGGAKRYSNSINDSSGGSYISSSTYMIDDTEPQWTSWLVPVFVVANVAFFVVVMYVNNCPRHKLVGKCVARFLGRFSLEPLRENPLFGPSSSTLKKLGALEWTKVVINHQGWRLITCIWLHAGVFHLLANMLSLIFIGIRLEQQFGFLRIGILYLVSGFGGSVLSSLFIRNNISVGAPGALFGLLGAMLSELITNWTIYTNKASALLTLVVIIVINLAIGILPHVDNFTHIGGFLTGFLLGFILLPRPQLGWLEHGNIPVRTGLKSKYKPHQYVLWVASIVLLVVGLAVALVVLFREEDGNEYCTWCDYLSCVPTSRWDCNQNN; encoded by the exons ATGGCAGGGGGTGATATAGAAAACAGAGGAGGAGGGGCAAAGAGATACAGCAATAGCATTAATGATAGCAGCGGCGGCAGTTACATATCATCATCTACTTACATGATAGACGATACAGAACCTCAATGGACATCATGGTTGGTGCCTGTCTTCGTGGTGGCTAACGTTGCTTTCTTTGTAGTTGTTATGTATGTCAATAATTGTCCTAGGCACAAGCTTGTAGGCAAGTGCGTTGCCAGGTTTCTTGGTCGTTTTTCTTTGGAGCCTTTGAGAGAGAATCCCCTGTTCGGTCCCTCTTCTTCCAC ATTGAAAAAATTAGGAGCTCTTGAATGGACCAAAGTTGTAATTAACCATCAAGGATGGAGGCTTATAACATGTATTTGGTTACATGCCGGTGTTTTTCATCTTCTAGCCAACATGCTAAGCCTCATCTTTATCGGAATACGCCTTGAACAGCAGTTCGGTTTCT TACGGATTGGAATCCTCTATCTTGTATCGGGATTCGGCGGAAGCGTGTTATCATCTCTATTTATCCGTAACAACATCTCCGTCGGTGCCCCCGGTGCTCTTTTCGGGCTTCTAGGCGCAATGCTTTCCGAACTTATAACAAACTGGACCATATACACAAACAAG GCTTCAGCTTTGCTAACCCTTGTGGTCATCATTGTGATTAACCTAGCAATAGGGATTTTGCCACACGTCGATAATTTCACGCATATCGGCGGGTTTTTAACCGGATTTTTACTTGGGTTTATTCTACTACCTCGGCCTCAATTAGGGTGGTTGGAACACGGGAACATCCCGGTCAGGACTGGTTTGAAATCGAAGTACAAGCCTCACCAATATGTCTTGTGGGTAGCTTCCATTGTGCTGTTGGTTGTAGG ACTCGCCGTAGCATTGGTAGTGTTGTTTCGGGAAGAAGACGGTAACGAATATTGCACATGGTGTGACTACCTCAGCTGTGTCCCAACCTCTAGATGGGATTGCAATCAAAACAACTAG
- the LOC121211483 gene encoding uncharacterized protein, which produces MALSGFSPAAPPVFNGAGFYIWQVKMRTYLQAFDLWEVVNTDAEPAPLRANATFAQIRQHTDERTKRHKAMSCIQNCVSDVIFTRIVACETPKQAWDKLKEEFQGTERTRQQQLLSLRRDFENLKMKEEEIVKQYSDRIMAVVNSIRLLGEQFSEARIMEKVLSTLPERYEVKISSLEDSRDLATISLTKLINALYAQEQRRASGMEEHQEGAFQAKANAASSTSAYKGKKNWKNRPKPDAARGGDRLCRFCKRPGHPEARCWFSPDAVCQHCKKKGHVERVYKEKGRPGQNQLQHKNEEARVAEDSSDHEEQVFAVSCSTGQKKSTKGWLLDNGYTNHMSPDATIFKTLDRSCKTKVKVGNG; this is translated from the coding sequence ATGGCTTTATCAGGGTTCTCACCAGCTGCACCACCAGTCTTTAATGGTGCAGGGTTCTACATATGGCAGGTCAAGATGAGGACTTACCTGCAAGCCtttgatctgtgggaagttgtcaacacagatGCTGAGCCAGCTCCACTCAGAGCCAACGCCACATTCGCTCAAATTAGACAGCACACAGATGAGAGGACTAAAAgacacaaggccatgtcatgcatTCAGAATTGTGTTTCTGATGTCATCTTTACCAGGATCGTGGCTTGTGAGACTCCCAAGCAGGCCTGGGacaagcttaaggaggagttcCAAGGCACTGAAAGAACAAGGCAGCAGCAGTTACTAAGCTTGAGAAGAGACTTTGAAAATCtcaagatgaaggaagaagagatAGTGAAGCAATACTCTGACAGGATAATGGCTGTGGTCAACAGCATAAGATTGCTAGGAGAACAGTTCAGTGAGGCAAGGATTATGGAGAAGGTGCTCTCAACATTGCCTGAAAGATATGAGGTAAAAATCTCATCCCTAGAGGATTCGAGAGACCTGGCAACTATTTCCTTAACTAAGCTTATTAATGCCctctatgctcaggaacaaaggagagcCAGTGGAATGGAGGAGCACCAGGAGGGTGCTTTCCAAGCTAAGGCCAATGCAGCCTCGAGCACCTCAGCCTATAAAGGCAAGAAGAATTGGAAAAataggcctaagcctgatgctgcaagaGGAGGAGATCGACTCTGCAGATTTTGCAAAAGACCTGGTCATCCAGAGGCCAGATGCTGGTTTAGTCCAGATGCTGTATGTCAACACTGCAAAaagaagggccatgttgaaagggtctaCAAAGAAAAAGGCAGACCTGGCCAAAACCAACTACAACACAAGAATGAAGAAGCTCGAGTGGCTGAAGACAGTAGTGACCATGAAGAGCAAGTCTTTGCTGTTTCTTGCTCAACTGGCCAGAAGAAAAGTACAAAAGGCTGGTTGTTGGACAATGGCTacactaaccacatgtcacctGATGCAACCATCTTTAAGACCTTGGATAGAAGCTGCAAGACCAAAGTGAAAGTTGGGAATGGATAG
- the LOC107936842 gene encoding probable transcriptional regulator SLK2 isoform X1, with amino-acid sequence MAPSRVAGGLTQSSSSSGIFFQGDGLSQAVVNSRLSSPYENSSNSIPGTWRPNLGPVSGDINSAVLNSVANSGPSVGASSLVTDANSALSGGPHLQRSASFNTDSYMRLPASPMSFSSNNISMSGSSVVDGSSVGQQGSHQDTSVQQMQQSQLLQQGASTATSLPASQTGQVSLPMGPRVPGSFMQDPSNLSQLQKKPRLDIKQEDLLQQQVLQQLLQRQDSMQLQGRNPQLQALLQQQRLRQQQQQQLLQSIPPLQRAHLQQQQQQQMQLRQQLQQQGMQQAAAMRRPFDGGVCARRLMQYLYHQRQRPPDNTFAYWRKFVAEYYSPRAKKRWCLSLYDNVGSHALGVFPQAAMDAWHCDICGSKSGRGFEATFEVLPRLNEIKFGSGVVDELLFLDMPREIRFPSGIMMLEYGKAVQESVYEQLRVVREGQLRIIFTQDLKILSWEFCARRHEELFPRRLVAPQVNQLLQVAQKCQSTISEGGSEGVSQQDLQTNSNMVLTAGRQLVKSLESQSLNDLGFSKRYVRCLQIAEVVSSMKDLIDFCREHKVGAIDGLKNYLRHASAAKLQIQKMQEMEQLANVQGLPTDRNTLNKLVALHPGMNNPLGNNHHMVGRGTLSGSAQAALALTNYQNLLSRQNSMNSNPNSLHQEASSFNSSNQSPSSNFQGPAAVLPGSMQSLPVSGLSSPLLPTPQQQQQQQQQQLSGNLMQKNHPQSPQGNQVLQQQMMQQLYHDMSNNNTAVQQQQQSLSGQNGNASVGRNGMGYGNNTAAPAAATSNASGGVAGPAPSRSNSFKGASNSDSSAAGGNTGFNQRAPDLSQTLHLQDDIVSDIAQEFLDNGFFNNELDDNIGYGWKA; translated from the exons ATGGCACCTTCTCGGGTGGCTGGGGGTTTAACCCAATCTTCCTCGAGTTCTggaattttcttccaaggagatGGGCTGTCCCAGGCTGTAGTTAACTCTCGCTTGAGCTCACCTTATGAGAACTCATCTAATTCAATTCCTGGAACTTGGCGTCCTAATCTGGGTCCGGTTTCGGGGGATATCAACAGTGCGGTGTTGAACAGTGTGGCAAACTCAGGACCTAGTGTTGGGGCAAGTTCTTTGGTCACAGATGCAAATTCGGCATTGTCAGGAGGTCCCCACTTGCAGAGAAGTGCTAGCTTTAATACAGATTCATATATGCGATTACCAGCATCGCCCATGTCATTTTCTTCCAACAATATAAGCATGTCAGGTTCATCAGTTGTTGATGGATCTTCTGTAGGCCAGCAGGGCTCTCATCAAGACACAAGTGTCCAACAAATGCAGCAGAGTCAGCTGCTGCAGCAAGGGGCCTCTACTGCTACGTCTTTGCCTGCATCACAAACTGGGCAAGTTTCACTTCCCATGGGTCCACGAGTCCCAGGGTCCTTCATGCAAGATCCTAGTAATCTATCTCAGCTGCAGAAAAAACCCCGATTAGACATCAAGCAAGAAGACCTTCTGCAACAGCAGGTGTTGCAGCAGTTGCTGCAAAGACAGGATTCCATGCAGTTGCAAGGTCGAAACCCCCAGTTACAAGCTTTGCTCCAGCAACAGAGACTTAGGCAACAGCAACAGCAACAGCTTTTGCAGTCAATACCACCATTGCAGAGAGCACACTTgcagcagcagcaacaacagCAAATGCAGTTGAGGCAGCAATTGCAACAACAAGGAATGCAGCAAGCAGCTGCAATGAGGCGTCCCTTTGATGGTGGTGTATGTGCCCGCCGGCTAATGCAGTACCTATATCACCAACGGCAAAGGCCACCT GACAATACTTTTGCATACTGGAGGAAATTCGTTGCAGAGTATTATTCTCCTCGTGCAAAGAAGAGATGGTGTTTGTCACTGTATGATAATGTCGGGAGTCATGCACTTGGTGTTTTCCCTCAAGCTGCTATG GATGCCTGGCATTGTGATATTTGTGGGTCTAAATCTGGAAGGGGGTTCG AAGCTACTTTTGAAGTACTTCCCAGACTTAATGAAATCAAATTTGGTAGTGGAGTAGTTGATGAGCTTCTGTTTTTGGACATGCCCCGTGAGATTAGATTCCCTTCTGGAATAATGATGTTGGAATATGGAAAAGCAGTTCAGGAGAGTGTATATGAGCAGCTTCGTGTTGTTCGTGAGGGGCAGCTTCGCATCATATTCACTCAGGATTTAAAg ATATTATCTTGGGAGTTCTGCGCCCGTAGACATGAAGAACTCTTTCCTCGTCGTTTGGTTGCACCTCAG GTAAACCAGTTACTTCAGGTTGCACAGAAATGCCAGAGCACAATATCTGAAGGTGGATCTGAGGGGGTTTCTCAGCAGGACTTGCAAACAAACAGCAATAT GGTCCTGACGGCTGGACGGCAGCTTGTGAAGAGTTTGGAGTCACAGTCATTGAATGACTTGGGTTTTTCGAAAAGATATGTGAGATGTTTGCAG ATCGCTGAGGTTGTAAGTAGCATGAAAGATCTAATAGATTTTTGTCGGGAACACAAGGTTGGGGCAATTG ATGGCTTGAAAAATTATCTTCGACATGCCAGTGCAGCCAAGCTCCAAATACAAAAAATGCAGGAAATGGAGCAGTTAGCAAACGTTCAGGGTCTGCCAACCGATAGGAATACGCTGAATAAGCTAGTGGCATTACATCCGGGAATGAACAACCCGTTAGGCAACAACCATCACATGGTCGGTAGAGGAACTTTAAGTGGTTCAGCACAAGCTGCTTTGGCACTTACTAACTACCAGAATCTGCTTAGTAGGCAGAACTCTATGAATTCAAACCCTAACTCACTTCATCAGGAAGCCTCTTCCTTCAATAGTTCTAACCAGAGTCCATCTTCAAACTTCCAAGGGCCTGCTGCCGTTTTACCGGGATCCATGCAGAGTCTGCCTGTTAGTGGCTTATCGAGTCCCCTGTTACCAACTccacagcagcagcagcagcagcagcagcaacagcttagtggtaacttaatgcagaagAACCATCCGCAGTCGCCTCAGGGTAACCAGGTTTTACAACAACAAATGATGCAACAGCTGTACCATGATATGTCTAATAACAATACCGCAGTTCAACAGCAACAGCAGTCTCTGAGTGGGCAGAATGGGAATGCTAGTGTGGGAAGAAATGGAATGGGCTACGGTAACAACACTGCTGCTCCAGCTGCAGCTACTTCTAATGCATCCGGAGGTGTAGCAGGGCCTGCTCCGAGTCGAAGCAACAGTTTTAAAGGTGCTTCGAACAGTGACTCCTCAGCAGCAGGTGGCAACACTGGATTCAACCAGAGAGCACCTGATTTGTCTCAGACTCTTCATTTGCAGGATGATATAGTTTCGGATATAGCGCAAGAGTTCCTCGACAATGGGTTTTTTAACAACGAACTCGACGATAATATTGGTTATGGCTGGAAAGCATGA
- the LOC107936819 gene encoding F-box protein PP2-A11 — translation MGAGVSSDLDAQKGTTNFQLKTGLNDVPESCISSIFIYLDPPEICKLARLNKAFRGASLADFVWETKLPSNYRYLVEKVLGRNPDSLSKKETFARLCTPNRFDGGNKEVWLDKNSGKLCLSVSAKAMKITGIDDRRYWNHIPTEESRFETAAYLQQIWWFEVVGELEFEFPPGSYSVFFRLHLGKPSKRFGRRVCNLDQVHGWNTKPVRFQLSTSTGHQISSECYLYEPGNWVHYHAGDFVIDDSNPTTKIKFSMMQIDCTHTKGGLCVDSIFIYPSEFRQMRFK, via the exons atgggGGCTGGTGTTTCTTCTGATCTTGATGCTCAAAAGGGTACtacaaattttcaattaaaaacagGTCTTAACGATGTTCCTGAAAGTTGCATATCATCTATATTCATATACTTAGATCCTCCAGAGATATGCAAATTAGCGAGACTTAACAAAGCATTTCGTGGAGCTTCGTTGGCTGATTTCGTATGGGAAACCAAGCTGCCATCAAATTACAGGTACCTGGTTGAGAAAGTTCTTGGTCGAAACCCAGATTCTTTGAGCAAAAAAGAGACTTTTGCTAGACTTTGTACCCCTAATCGTTTCGATGGTGGCAACAAG GAAGTGTGGTTGGATAAAAACAGCGGTAAGCTTTGCTTGTCAGTATCGGCCAAAGCAATGAAAATAACAGGGATTGATGATCGGAGATATTGGAATCACATTCCCACAGAAGAATCCAG attcgaGACAGCGGCATATCTTCAACAAATTTGGTGGTTCGAAGTGGTTGGGGAATTAGAGTTCGAGTTTCCACCAGGATCATACAGTGTGTTCTTCAGGCTGCACTTAGGCAAACCCTCGAAACGATTCGGCCGACGAGTTTGCAATTTAGATCAAGTTCATGGTTGGAACACGAAGCCTGTAAGGTTCCAACTCTCAACATCAACCGGCCACCAAATCTCGTCTGAATGTTATTTGTACGAACCTGGAAACTGGGTTCATTACCATGCGGGTGATTTCGTCATTGACGACTCGAATCCGACAACAAaaatcaagttttcgatgatgCAAATCGATTGTACACATACAAAAGGAGGTCTTTGTGTAGATTCTATATTCATATACCCTAGTGAGTTTAGGCAGATGAGATTTAAGTAA
- the LOC107936843 gene encoding F-box protein At4g00755, which produces MDYCGDFIELLGPDISTKILMNLVSPSDLIRVSLVSSSWHQFVIENGLGKQLCLKLFPEISGIVHTIEMNNLIDTVGHKQDDCDELECLRKNHRIYTLLARAFNPFIRKDCISDAIIASSTDNYPEESINNTLEPFDRIDTRASYWSSEGQNNPAVSETLLYKLMTKMCIVTEIHVQPFQAYFQYGFPIYSSKAVRFRMGHKLQSEMTDSLTSSNKLADDEFIWTYTSPEFPMVQENCLQKFKLPEPVLCIGGYMQVELLGRVQRQEMDGLYYICISHVQAVGRPLFPRFDIEMLDSSGRCALKYLPETGKCTLSSRPLTRENGASSRFRTFTARLLQRGTRGWEQMLLNTLLQARAGRANDADDEPPPASP; this is translated from the exons ATGGATTATTGTGGTGATTTTATAGAATTGCTTGGACCTGATATTTCTACGAAGATTCTCATGAATCTGGTTAGCCCTTCTGATCTCATTAGGGTTAGCTTGGTTTCTAGTTCTTGGCATCAATTTG TGATTGAAAATGGTCTTGGTAAACAGCTTTGCCTGAAATTATTTCCTGAAATTTCCGGTATTGTTCATACCATTGAGATGAACAACTTGATAGATACCGTTGGACATAAACAGGATGATTGTGATGAGTTGGAATGTCTTAGGAAGAATCATAGAATCTATACCTTGTTGGCTCGAGCGTTTAACCCTTTCATAAGAAAAGATTGTATATCGGATGCCATTATTGCATCGAGCACAGATAATTACCCAGAGGAAAGCATCAATAATACTTTGGAGCCATTTGATAGAATAGACACCAGAGCATCGTATTGGTCGAGTGAAGGGCAAAACAATCCTGCCGTCTCCGAGACTTTACTTTATAAGTTGATGACCAAGATGTGTATCGTTACAGAAATCCATGTTCAGCCATTCCAAG CTTATTTTCAGTACGGCTTCCCAATATACTCGTCTAAGGCTGTCAGATTTAGAATGGGTCATAAATTGCAGAGCGAAATGACGGATAGTTTGACTTCTAGTAATAAATTGGCAGATGACGAGTTCATTTGGACATATACTTCACCAGAATTTCCAATGGTTCAG GAAAATTGCTTACAAAAATTCAAGCTACCAGAGCCTGTTCTTTGCATTGGAGGATATATGCAAGTTGAGTTACTCGGTAGAGTTCAGAGACAAGAAATGGATGGTTTATATTATATAtg TATCTCCCATGTTCAAGCTGTTGGACGACCGCTTTTTCCAAGGTTTGATATAGAGATGCTTGATTCATCAGGGAGGTGTGCTTTGAAGTACTTGCCCGAAACAGGGAAATGTACACTTTCTTCACGACCACTTACACGGGAAAATGGTGCATCTTCTCGTTTTCGTACATTCACTGCAAGATTATTACAGAGAGGCACAAGAGGTTGGGAACAAATGTTATTGAATACATTACTTCAGGCAAGGGCAGGTCGTGCTAACGATGCAGATGATGAACCACCCCCTGCTTCACCCTAA
- the LOC107936835 gene encoding putative non-specific lipid-transfer protein 14: MGAHRTMIRVLMLLSWATSIGGSAVECTTVTELISFCATFISNGSPDPYPGTPCCEAVTNLYTMTHSTDNRRSLCGCLMGLVTANNSNSTAIATLPGFCGVPLGFTIDPDTDCDFVP, from the exons ATGGGGGCTCATAGAACAATGATAAGAGTACTGATGTTGCTTTCATGGGCTACCTCAATAGGTGGTTCAGCAGTCGAGTGCACCACCGTAACAGAACTAATCTCGTTCTGTGCCACCTTTATCAGCAACGGTTCACCAGATCCTTACCCTGGTACACCATGTTGCGAGGCTGTCACGAACCTCTACACGATGACTCATTCCACTGACAATAGGAGATCACTTTGTGGATGCTTAATGGGGCTTGTTACTGCTAACAATTCTAATTCCACCGCTATCGCTACATTGCCTGGCTTTTGTGGTGTCCCGCTCGGTTTCACCATCGACCCTGATACCGACTGCGACTT CGTTCCGTGA
- the LOC107936842 gene encoding probable transcriptional regulator SLK2 isoform X2: MRLPASPMSFSSNNISMSGSSVVDGSSVGQQGSHQDTSVQQMQQSQLLQQGASTATSLPASQTGQVSLPMGPRVPGSFMQDPSNLSQLQKKPRLDIKQEDLLQQQVLQQLLQRQDSMQLQGRNPQLQALLQQQRLRQQQQQQLLQSIPPLQRAHLQQQQQQQMQLRQQLQQQGMQQAAAMRRPFDGGVCARRLMQYLYHQRQRPPDNTFAYWRKFVAEYYSPRAKKRWCLSLYDNVGSHALGVFPQAAMDAWHCDICGSKSGRGFEATFEVLPRLNEIKFGSGVVDELLFLDMPREIRFPSGIMMLEYGKAVQESVYEQLRVVREGQLRIIFTQDLKILSWEFCARRHEELFPRRLVAPQVNQLLQVAQKCQSTISEGGSEGVSQQDLQTNSNMVLTAGRQLVKSLESQSLNDLGFSKRYVRCLQIAEVVSSMKDLIDFCREHKVGAIDGLKNYLRHASAAKLQIQKMQEMEQLANVQGLPTDRNTLNKLVALHPGMNNPLGNNHHMVGRGTLSGSAQAALALTNYQNLLSRQNSMNSNPNSLHQEASSFNSSNQSPSSNFQGPAAVLPGSMQSLPVSGLSSPLLPTPQQQQQQQQQQLSGNLMQKNHPQSPQGNQVLQQQMMQQLYHDMSNNNTAVQQQQQSLSGQNGNASVGRNGMGYGNNTAAPAAATSNASGGVAGPAPSRSNSFKGASNSDSSAAGGNTGFNQRAPDLSQTLHLQDDIVSDIAQEFLDNGFFNNELDDNIGYGWKA, from the exons ATGCGATTACCAGCATCGCCCATGTCATTTTCTTCCAACAATATAAGCATGTCAGGTTCATCAGTTGTTGATGGATCTTCTGTAGGCCAGCAGGGCTCTCATCAAGACACAAGTGTCCAACAAATGCAGCAGAGTCAGCTGCTGCAGCAAGGGGCCTCTACTGCTACGTCTTTGCCTGCATCACAAACTGGGCAAGTTTCACTTCCCATGGGTCCACGAGTCCCAGGGTCCTTCATGCAAGATCCTAGTAATCTATCTCAGCTGCAGAAAAAACCCCGATTAGACATCAAGCAAGAAGACCTTCTGCAACAGCAGGTGTTGCAGCAGTTGCTGCAAAGACAGGATTCCATGCAGTTGCAAGGTCGAAACCCCCAGTTACAAGCTTTGCTCCAGCAACAGAGACTTAGGCAACAGCAACAGCAACAGCTTTTGCAGTCAATACCACCATTGCAGAGAGCACACTTgcagcagcagcaacaacagCAAATGCAGTTGAGGCAGCAATTGCAACAACAAGGAATGCAGCAAGCAGCTGCAATGAGGCGTCCCTTTGATGGTGGTGTATGTGCCCGCCGGCTAATGCAGTACCTATATCACCAACGGCAAAGGCCACCT GACAATACTTTTGCATACTGGAGGAAATTCGTTGCAGAGTATTATTCTCCTCGTGCAAAGAAGAGATGGTGTTTGTCACTGTATGATAATGTCGGGAGTCATGCACTTGGTGTTTTCCCTCAAGCTGCTATG GATGCCTGGCATTGTGATATTTGTGGGTCTAAATCTGGAAGGGGGTTCG AAGCTACTTTTGAAGTACTTCCCAGACTTAATGAAATCAAATTTGGTAGTGGAGTAGTTGATGAGCTTCTGTTTTTGGACATGCCCCGTGAGATTAGATTCCCTTCTGGAATAATGATGTTGGAATATGGAAAAGCAGTTCAGGAGAGTGTATATGAGCAGCTTCGTGTTGTTCGTGAGGGGCAGCTTCGCATCATATTCACTCAGGATTTAAAg ATATTATCTTGGGAGTTCTGCGCCCGTAGACATGAAGAACTCTTTCCTCGTCGTTTGGTTGCACCTCAG GTAAACCAGTTACTTCAGGTTGCACAGAAATGCCAGAGCACAATATCTGAAGGTGGATCTGAGGGGGTTTCTCAGCAGGACTTGCAAACAAACAGCAATAT GGTCCTGACGGCTGGACGGCAGCTTGTGAAGAGTTTGGAGTCACAGTCATTGAATGACTTGGGTTTTTCGAAAAGATATGTGAGATGTTTGCAG ATCGCTGAGGTTGTAAGTAGCATGAAAGATCTAATAGATTTTTGTCGGGAACACAAGGTTGGGGCAATTG ATGGCTTGAAAAATTATCTTCGACATGCCAGTGCAGCCAAGCTCCAAATACAAAAAATGCAGGAAATGGAGCAGTTAGCAAACGTTCAGGGTCTGCCAACCGATAGGAATACGCTGAATAAGCTAGTGGCATTACATCCGGGAATGAACAACCCGTTAGGCAACAACCATCACATGGTCGGTAGAGGAACTTTAAGTGGTTCAGCACAAGCTGCTTTGGCACTTACTAACTACCAGAATCTGCTTAGTAGGCAGAACTCTATGAATTCAAACCCTAACTCACTTCATCAGGAAGCCTCTTCCTTCAATAGTTCTAACCAGAGTCCATCTTCAAACTTCCAAGGGCCTGCTGCCGTTTTACCGGGATCCATGCAGAGTCTGCCTGTTAGTGGCTTATCGAGTCCCCTGTTACCAACTccacagcagcagcagcagcagcagcagcaacagcttagtggtaacttaatgcagaagAACCATCCGCAGTCGCCTCAGGGTAACCAGGTTTTACAACAACAAATGATGCAACAGCTGTACCATGATATGTCTAATAACAATACCGCAGTTCAACAGCAACAGCAGTCTCTGAGTGGGCAGAATGGGAATGCTAGTGTGGGAAGAAATGGAATGGGCTACGGTAACAACACTGCTGCTCCAGCTGCAGCTACTTCTAATGCATCCGGAGGTGTAGCAGGGCCTGCTCCGAGTCGAAGCAACAGTTTTAAAGGTGCTTCGAACAGTGACTCCTCAGCAGCAGGTGGCAACACTGGATTCAACCAGAGAGCACCTGATTTGTCTCAGACTCTTCATTTGCAGGATGATATAGTTTCGGATATAGCGCAAGAGTTCCTCGACAATGGGTTTTTTAACAACGAACTCGACGATAATATTGGTTATGGCTGGAAAGCATGA